In one Lolium rigidum isolate FL_2022 chromosome 3, APGP_CSIRO_Lrig_0.1, whole genome shotgun sequence genomic region, the following are encoded:
- the LOC124703842 gene encoding protein SABRE-like isoform X1 — protein sequence MASSPVKFFSVFLVVSVIGWVVFTFAARLLAWFLSRVLRASVAFRVAGFNCLRDVTVKFDKGSLESVSIGEIKLSFRKSLVKLSFGVLSKDPKVQLLINDLEIVTRPSSHSKKISKSAKPRSTGKGKWLVTSSMARLLSVSVADLMIKVPDGAVDIKELKVDTFKIAGPNHILGVKLHILPLNVHVGDFWSTADPMGICNQLDAFQSDQASLSSSEKFLAPFVCEDLLVTCEFGHEKERGVKIVNLELKCGDVTANIDERLFYKKHKKPENNGVSENAGGAIVGTSSTKQPSKSKSILPALKKQMLVFPDKVSFSVPKLDVKFTHLGEGLSVDNNVMGIHFTSTKSLPQDDLEEATPHFDVQLDLSEIHLVREDSSSLLEVLKVAVVASLDVPVDPLLPIRVEIDAKLGGTQCNLMLSRLMPWMRLHSLRTKGMKLSKENSHQEISQTKESKPIMWTCTVSAPEMTVMLYSPSGLVLYHACCQSSHVFANNIASKGIQIHTEFGEMLVHMEDGYREFLKENIFGVDTYSGSLMHIARVSLDWGYREIDVQDMAETSRLALVFSIDISGIGVKFGFKHLESLILNLMSFKALFKDLSSSREKDKEKKLEDRGKKKTKGVEILKLSLQKFSITYSGDINILNMPIADPKRVNYGTQGGKVIVDVSADGTQRRASITSEPPGIGRNLRFTASLVISHLSVCIDKEKKSTEAELERVKAMYEEDHSSGVKVTLLDMQNAKIVRRSGGLADVAVCCLFSATDINIRWEPDAHLALFETFLRFKCFLHHNKIQSSEKLINTETVSIKESQHVNIAVGSVKPKSDKRSSIFAVDVEVLRLSAELADGVEANMHVQSIFTENAKIGVLSEGLSLSLNGARVLKSTRIQVSCIPFGTANSLSAKVEPSPKRDWVVQGLDVHICMPYRLPLRAIEDAVEDMIRALKLVSAAKRSILFPDGKENLKKVKSGASSFGSVKFVLRKLTAEIEEEPIQGWLDEHYYLMRNKTCESGVRLKFLDEAISGSVDSSHCSSEGKVLYDGVEVDVHDTAALQKLREEIHKKAFRSYYVACQKKVFAEGSGACAEGFQAGFKPSSRRASLLSLVASELDITLTRINGGDIEMIEFIRGLDPVSQEKDIPFSRLYGSDIALLAGSLVIQVRDYTSPLFSATSGKCEGRVVLAQQATCFQPQIHQDVYIGRWHRVTMLRSASGTTPAIKMYSNLPVHFQRGEISFGVGYEPSFADISYAFQVALRRVNLSSRDKNSGAANQPPKKERSLPWWDDMRYYIHGKIILYFNETKWKILATTNPYEKVDRLQIVSEYMEIQQTDGHVDISAKEFRMYISSLESMMKNCSLKVPSGVPSPFIYAPLFSLNVIIDWQCESGNPLNHYLHALPIEGEPRKKVYDPFRSTYLSLRWNFSLRPMQVQSDNDTSSSTYANSSILCGTAFSSCSRMADVDFPTMNLGAHDLAWVFKWWSLNYSPPHKLRSFSRWPRYKIPRAARSGNLSMDKVLVEFFFRVDATPCCIRHATLTEDDPASGLTFKMSSLKYELCYSRGKQKYTFDCKREPLDLVYRGLDLYSPEVYLVRDVNLSSAENVSKLKTTTQSHGKVANDKCSIGSSQEKHEDGFLLSSDYFTIRRQAPKADPARLMEWQDAGRNLEITYVRSEFENGSESDHSLSEHSDDDDGFNVVLADNCQRVFVYGLRLLWTIENRDAVWSWVGGISKAFEPPKPSPSRQYAQRKMIEERQNADSSGLVQEATSSIHVGSPSVQYTEALGSTSPLHNKANRSSDIAVKYGMFDELDKGGNLHFMVNVVKPQFNLHSEEANGRFLLAAASGRVMARSFHSVVHVGKEMLEQALGTSSLHIPELQPEMTWKKADLSVILKDVQAHVAPTDVDPGAGLQWLPRILGSSEKLKRTGALLERVFMPCQMYFRYTRHKGGTADLKVKPLKELRFNSPNITATMTSRQFQVMLDVLSNLLFARLPKPRKNSLQYPSDDEDVEEEADEVVPDGVEEVELAKINLEQRERERKLLLDDIRSLAGTGDSHTGHLSAESDNSFWMINSGKASLVEGLKRDLLNLQKSRKFASSALRKALQKAAQLRLMEKEKNKTPSCAMRISMKISKVVWSMLADGNTFAEAEISDMVYDFDRDYKDIGVARFTTKYFVVRNCMANAKCDTLLSAWNAPPEKGVMLRVDAKQGAPKDGNSPLELFQVDIYPLKIYLPETMYRMMWDYFFPEEDDSQRRQDIWRVSTSTGSRRTRRMSSGADSIASTSYSVREHELPGRSGTNVSTSINVSSWQGVHGENSQVSKLQSLKANMVCGSHPELRRTSSFERTWEESAVENITNNDVVSLSLLNSSNISSKGDNYSMAENPVAATEMFRSKTKESKSIKSARLSHEEKKIGKSHEEKRTRARRLMEFHNIKISQVELLVTYEGSRLAINDLRLLMDTFHREEFTGTWRRLFSRVKKHIIWGVLKSVTGMQGKKFKAQNQKETLDGTVPENDLNFSDSDGSNHGKPDQFTASWLKRPGDGAGDGFVTSIRGLFNSQRRRAKAFVVRAMRGDGDNEYHDEGSESDGEYPFARQLTITKAKKLLRRKFRPRGQKIIGPTLQDSLPSSPRETTPYQSESSESSYEDFHES from the exons ATGGCGTCCTCGCCGGTCAAGTTCTTCTCGGTCTTCCTCGTCGTCTCCGTCATCGGATGGGTCGTCTTCAC ATTTGCTGCGAGATTGCTAGCTTGGTTCTTGAGCCGTGTATTACGTGCTTCCGTCGCATTTCGGGTCGCTGGGTTCAATTGCTTGCGTGATGTAACAGTAAAGTTTGACAAG GGTTCTCTTGAATCCGTTTCAATTGGTGAAATAAAACTAAGTTTCCGCAAGTCACTGGTCAAACTAAGTTTCGGTGTCCTCTCGAAGGACCCAAAGGTGCAACTGCTGATAAATGATCTTGAAATTGTAACTAGACCATCTTCACATAGCAAAAAGATAAGCAAATCAGCAAAGCCTCGCTCGACAGGAAAAGGGAAATGGTTGGTAACATCAAGTATGGCTAGACTTTTATCAGTTTCCGTGGCAGATCTGATGATCAAG GTACCAGATGGTGCTGTTGACATCAAAGAGCTAAAGGTGGACACATTTAAAATTGCCGGACCTAATCATATTCTTGGTGTCAAGTTGCACATATTGCCTTTGAATGTACACGTTGGAGACTTTTGGTCGACTGCTGATCCAATGGGAATCTGTAATCAGCTTGATGCTTTCCAGTCTGATCAAGCTTCTCTATCAAGTTCTGAGAAATTTTTGGCTCCATTTGTTTGTGAAGATTTGCTGGTAACTTGTGAGTTTGGTCACGAAAA GGAAAGAGGTGTTAAAATTGTTAATCTCGAATTGAAATGCGGAGATGTGACTGCCAACATTGATGAACGACTCTTTTACAAGAAACATAAAAAGCCAGAGAATAATGGTGTCTCTGAGAATGCTGGAGGTGCTATCGTCGGTACTTCATCAACCAAACAGCCTTCAAAAAGCAAATCCATTTTACCAGCATTGAAGAAGCAGATGCTTGTGTTTCCAGATAAG GTTAGCTTCAGTGTGCCAAAGCTTGATGTGAAGTTCACACACCTGGGTGAAGGGCTTAGTGTTGACAACAATGTTATGGGGATTCACTTCACCAGTACGAAATCCCTGCCACAGGACGATCTAGAGGAAGCTACGCCACACTTCGATGTTCAACTCGATCTTAGTGAGATTCAT TTAGTTAGAGAAGACTCAAGCTCTCTGTTGGAAGTTCTTAAAGTTGCTGTGGTAGCTTCTTTGGATGTTCCTGTGGAC CCACTTCTTCCAATCAGAGTCGAAATCGATGCCAAGCTTGGTGGCACACAGTGCAATCTTATGTTGAGCAGATTGATGCCATGGATGCGCCTTCATTCTTTGAGAACCAAAGGAATGAAGCTTTCCAAGGAAAACTCTCATCAAGAAATTTCTCAAACAAAGGAGAGCAAACCAATTATGTGGACTTGCACAGTCTCTGCCCCAGAAATGACTGTTATGCTTTACAGCCCTAGTGGGCTGGTATTGTATCAT GCCTGTTGCCAGTCATCACATGTATTTGCAAATAACATTGCAAGCAAGGGGATTCAGATACACACTGAATTTGGTGAAATGCTGGTGCACATGGAAGATGGTTATAGGGAATTCTTGAAGGAAAACATATTTGGTGTTGATACTTACTCTGGCTCCTTAATGCACATTGCTCGGGTGAGCCTTGATTGGGGATACAGAGAAATTGACGTCCAAGATATGGCTGAAACTAGTAGACTTGCTCTTGTATTTTCCATCGATATCAGTGGCATAGGAGTAAAGTTTGGCTTCAAGCATTTGGAATCTCTTATTCTCAATTTGATGTCCTTCAAAGCTCTATTTAAGGATCTTTCATCCTCTCGGGAAAAGgataaagaaaaaaaattggaggatagagggaaaaagaaaacaaaaggcgTTGAAATATTGAAATTAAGCCTACAAAAGTTTTCTATTACTTACAGTGGTGATATAAATATATTAAATATGCCAATTGCTGATCCAAAGCGTGTGAACTATGGCACTCAAGGTGGTAAAGTAATTGTTGATGTTTCTGCTGATGGCACACAACGTAGGGCAAGTATAACTTCGGAACCACCAGGCATTGGCCGCAACTTGAGGTTCACTGCATCTTTAGTTATCTCTCATCTCTCTGTATGTATAGACAAGGAGAAAAAGTCAACAGAAGCAGAGTTGGAACGGGTGAAAGCAATGTACGAGGAGGATCATAGCTCTGGTGTCAAAGTGACCTTACTAGATATGCAGAATGCTAAAATTGTTCGCAGATCCGGTGGCCTTGCAGATGTTGCTGTTTGTTGCCTCTTCAGTGCAACTGACATTAATATCAGATGGGAACCTGATGCTCATTTAGCACTGTTTGAGACCTTTCTTCGCTTTAAGTGTTTTCTgcatcataacaagattcagagtTCTGAGAAGCTGATCAATACTGAAACTGTCAGTATCAAAGAGAGTCAGCATGTCAACATAGCTGTTGGTTCAGTGAAACCGAAGTCTGACAAAAGAAGCTCAATTTTTGCTGTTGATGTGGAAGTGCTGAGATTGTCTGCTGAGCTCGCAGATGGTGTTGAAGCAAACATGCACGTACAATCTATCTTCACTGAGAATGCCAAGATAGGTGTATTATCGGAGGGTCTTTCTCTCAGTCTTAATGGTGCCAGGGTTCTAAAGAGCACACGAATTCAGGTCTCATGTATTCCTTTTGGTACTGCAAATTCTCTCAGTGCAAAGGTTGAACCATCACCCAAGAGAGATTGGGTCGTTCAAGGGCTAGATGTCCATATTTGCATGCCATACAGGTTACCGTTGCGTGCCATAGAGGATGCTGTTGAAGATATGATTCGTGCCCTAAAGCTTGTTTCTGCTGCCAAAAGAAGTATATTGTTTCCTGATGGGAAAGAGAACTTGAAAAAGGTTAAGTCTGGAGCTTCCAGTTTTGGATCTGTAAAGTTTGTATTGCGTAAACTCACGGCAGAAATAGAGGAGGAGCCCATACAGGGTTGGCTTGATGAACATTACTATTTGATGAGGAACAAAACCTGTGAATCTGGTGTTAGGTTGAAGTTTCTTGATGAAGCTATATCAGGAAGTGTAGACTCTAGTCACTGCAGCTCTGAGGGAAAAGTTCTCTATGATGGTGTTGAGGTGGACGTGCATGATACTGCAGCTCTTCAAAAGCTGCGGGAAGAAATCCATAAGAAAGCATTTCGATCTTATTATGTGGCTTGTCAGAAGAAGGTATTTGCAGAAGGGTCGGGAGCGTGTGCAGAAGGTTTCCAAGCTGGATTCAAGCCAAGTTCACGGAGAGCTTCACTTCTTTCACTTGTAGCTTCTGAACTGGATATTACCTTGACCAGGATAAATGGTGGAGACATAGAAATGATTGAATTTATAAGGGGACTTGACCCTGTTTCTCAGGAGAAAGACATACCGTTCTCTCGACTATATGGGAGTGATATTGCTCTCCTTGCAGGGTCCTTGGTCATACAAGTGAGAGACTATACTTCTCCTCTCTTTTCTGCAACCAGTGGGAAATGTGAAGGTCGTGTTGTGCTTGCCCAGCAG GCGACATGTTTTCAACCCCAAATACACCAAGATGTATATATTGGCAGATGGCACAGGGTTACCATGCTACGTTCTGCTAGTGGTACCACACCAGCAATTAAAATGTACTCCAATTTACCTGTTCATTTCCAGAGAGGAGAGATTTCTTTTGGTGTTGGTTATGAGCCATCTTTTGCTGATATAAGTTATGCATTTCAAGTAGCCCTACGGAGAGTTAATCTTAGCTCCAGAGATAAAAACTCTGGTGCAGCAAACCAACCACCTAAAAAGGAACGCAGCTTGCCATGGTGGGATGACATGAGATATTACATCCATGGAAAGATAATTTTGTATTTCAATGAGACAAAGTGGAAGATCCTGGCAACAACTAATCCCTATGAGAAGGTAGACAGACTGCAAATTGTTTCTGAATACATGGAAAtccagcaaacagatgggcatgtAGATATCTCCGCAAAGGAATTCAGGATGTATATCAGCAGCTTAGAGAGCATGATGAAGAATTGCAGCTTAAAAGTGCCATCTGGTGTGCCCAGCCCTTTTATTTATGCTCCTCTGTTCTCCCTTAATGTGATTATTGACTGGCAGTGTGAATCTGGCAACCCTTTGAATCATTATCTGCATGCACTCCCTATTGAGGGTGAGCCGAGGAAGAAGGTTTATGATCCATTTCGATCTACTTATCTCTCTCTTAGGTGGAACTTTTCCCTTAGACCTATGCAAGTGCAGTCTGATAATGATACATCATCTTCGACTTATGCAAACAGTTCAATCCTATGTGGAACCGCCTTCAGTAGTTGCTCCAGAATGGCTGATGTTGATTTCCCTACGATGAACCTTGGTGCCCATGACCTTGCTTGGGTTTTCAAATGGTGGAGCTTAAACTACAGCCCCCCGCACAAACTGCGTTCTTTCTCTAGATGGCCTCGATATAAAATTCCCCGAGCTGCTAGATCTGGTAACCTCTCGATGGATAAAGTTCTGGTTGAGTTCTTTTTTCGGGTTGATGCTACTCCCTGTTGCATAAGACATGCAACTTTAACTGAAGATGATCCTGCCAGTGGCTTGACCTTTAAAATGTCAAGTTTGAAGTATGAACTGTGTTACAGTCGAGGTAAACAGAAATACACGTTTGATTGCAAGCGTGAACCTCTGGATCTTGTATATCGCGGTCTTGATCTTTATAGCCCAGAGGTTTATCTAGTGAGAGATGTTAACTTGTCCTCAGCTGAAAATGTGTCCAAATTAAAGACTACTACCCAGTCACATGGCAAAGTTGCGAATGACAAATGCAGCATTGGCAGTTCTCAAGAAAAACACGAGGATGGTTTCCTCTTGTCTTCTGATTATTTCACAATAAGAAGACAAGCTCCAAAGGCAGATCCTGCAAGACTTATGGAATGGCAGGATGCTGGTAGGAATCTTGAAATAACATATGTCAGATCTGAGTTTGAGAATGGCAGTGAAAGTGACCATAGTCTATCCGAgcatagtgatgatgatgatggtttcAATGTGGTGTTGGCGGACAATTGCCAACGGGTATTTGTGTATGGTCTTAGGCTCTTATGGACCATTGAGAATCGTGATGCAGTTTGGTCATGGGTTGGAGGAATTTCCAAAGCATTTGAACCTCCAAAACCTTCTCCTTCGCGGCAATATGCACAAAGAAAGATGATTGAGGAAAGGCAGAATGCAGATAGCTCTGGATTAGTTCAAGAGGCGACCTCCTCTATCCATGTTGGTTCTCCTTCGGTGCAATACACTGAAGCTCTGGGCTCTACTTCCCCATTACATAATAAAGCCAATCGCTCCTCTGATATAGCAG TGAAGTATGGCATGTTTGATGAATTGGATAAGGGCGGGAATCTCCATTTTATGGTTAATGTTGTCAAGCCCCAGTTCAACCTACATTCTGAAGAAGCCAAT GGTAGGTTCCTACTTGCCGCAGCCAGCGGGCGTGTCATGGCACGCTCATTTCATTCAGTTGTTCATGTTGGGAAAGAGATGCTAGAACAAGCACTGGGGACAAGCAGTCTACACATTCCCGAGCTACAACCTGAAATGACCTGGAAAAAAGCTGATCTCTCGGTGATTCTGAAAGATGTTCAGGCTCATGTTGCACCGACGGATGTGGACCCTGGTGCGGGCCTGCAGTGGCTTCCTCGTATTCTCGGTAGTTCAGAGAAATTGAAACGCACAGGTGCCTTgttagagagagtatttatgccttGCCAGATGTACTTCCGTTATACTCGGCACAAGGGTGGAACTGCAGACTTGAAG GTTAAGCCGTTAAAGGAGTTACGTTTCAATTCTCCAAACATTACTGCAACAATGACTTCACGCCAGTTTCAAGTTATGTTGGATGTGCTTAGCAATCTCTTGTTTGCAAGACTTCCCAA GCCTCGGAAAAACAGTCTTCAGTATCCATCAGATGACGAAGATGTTGAAGAAGAGGCTGATGAGGTGGTTCCTGATGGAGTAGAAGAGGTGGAGCTTGCAAAAATTAATCTCGAACAGAGGGAAAGGGAGAGAAAGTTACTGCTTGATGATATAAGATCCCTAGCTGGAACCGGTGATAGTCATACCGGCCATCTTTCTGCAGAAAGCGATAATTCTTTCTGGATGATTAACAGTGGAAAAGCTTCACTG GTGGAAGGACTGAAGAGAGATCTTCTAAATCTCCAGAAGTCACGAAAATTTGCATCGTCTGCATTAAGGAAAGCACTACAAAAGGCTGCCCAATTACGCTTGATGGAGAAAGAAAAGAACAAAACCCCATCATGTGCCATGCGAATTTCTatgaaaattagcaaagttgtaTGGAGCATGCTTGCAGATGGGAATACTTTTGCTGAAGCTGAGATCAGCGATATG GTATATGATTTTGATCGTGACTACAAAGACATTGGTGTTGCTCGGTTTACAACTAAGTACTTTGTGGTGAGGAATTGCATGGCTAATGCCAAATGCGATACATTGTTGTCTGCGTGGAATGCACCTCCAGAAAA AGGTGTCATGCTTCGTGTGGATGCGAAGCAAGGTGCTCCAAAGGATGGAAATTCCCCGCTTGAGCTCTTTCAG GTGGACATATACCCACTGAAAATATATCTGCCTGAAACAATGTATAGAATGATGTGGGattatttctttcccgaggaagATGATTCTCAAAGACGTCAG GATATTTGGAGAGTCTCAACATCAACTGGATCTAGAAGAACTAGAAGAATGTCTTCCGGTGCTGATTCTATTGCTTCTACCAGCTACTCTGTCAGGGAGCATGAGCTTCCTGGGAGATCAGGCACAAACGTATCCACTTCAATAAACGTCTCAAGTTGGCAAGGCGTACATGGAGAGAATTCACAG GTATCTAAGTTGCAGAGTCTAAAAGCCAATATGGTCTGTGGTTCACATCCTGAGTTACGGCGGACATCTTCCTTTGAAAGGACTTGGGAAGAAAGTGCGGTAGAAAATATCACAAATAATGATGTGGTATCACTATCATTGCTGAATTCTtcgaacatttcttcaaaaggcgaCAACTATTCTATGGCAGAGAACCCTGTTGCTGCTACTGAGATGTTCAGGAGTAAGACTAAAGAATCCAAATCCATCAAGTCTGCCCGTTTATCTCACGAGGAAAAGAAAATAGGAAAATCTCATGAAGAAAAAAGGACAAGAGCTCGGAGATTGATGGAATTTCATAATATCAAGATTAGCCAG GTTGAACTTCTTGTTACATACGAGGGATCAAGGCTTGCAATAAATGACCTAAGGCTGCTTATGGATACTTTCCACCGTGAAGAGTTTACTGGTACTTGGAGGAGATTGTTCTCAAGAGTGAAAAAGCATATCATTTGGGGTGTTCTAAAATCAGTGACTGGGATGCAG GGGAAGAAGTTTAAGGCCCAGAACCAGAAGGAAACACTTGATGGTACAGTTCCTGAAAATGATCTTAATTTCAGCGACAGTGATGGCAGTAATCATGGAAAACCTGACCAGTTCACAGCATCATGGTTGAAGAGGCCGGGTGACGGTGCAGGTGATGGATTCGTCACATCGATTAGAGGTCTATTCAATTCGCAACGCCGTAGAGCAAAGGCATTTGTGGTGCGGGCCATGCGAGGTGATGGAGACAACGAATACCATGACGAGGGGAGTGAGAGTGATGGAGAGTATCCTTTTGCTAGACAGCTCACAATTACAAAAGCTAAAAAGCTTCTTCGAAGAAAGTTCCGCCCAAGGGGGCAAAAGATCATAG GACCAACATTGCAAGATTCTCTCCCGTCTAGTCCACGCGAAACAACTCCATACCAGAGTGAGTCGTCAGAGTCATCTTATGAGGACTTCCACGAGTCGTGA